The Granulicella arctica genome segment GCACCTTCAAAGATGTAGCCATCGAGGCCGGAGTCGCCTACTCCCCCGACGGCAAACCCCAGGCCGGAATGGGCGTATCCATTGGCGATTTCAATCGCGATGGACTCTTCGATATCGTCAAGACCAACTTCGCCGGCGATACCGACTCACTCTACCTCAACCTCGGCGACGGCACCTTCGAGGATCGCACCTACCTCTCCGGCCTCGGCGTCAACACGCGCTATCTCGGCTGGGGCGTCGGCTTCTTCGACATGGACAACGACGGCTGGCTCGACATCCTCATCTCGAACGGCCACGTCTACCCTGAGGTCGATGGCAAGGCCGTCGACGCACCCTACGCCGAGCACAAGTACCTCTACCGCAACCTCCGCAACGGCCAGTTCGAAGAGGTCACCGCACAGGGCGGCCCCGGCATCAACGCGCTCGTCCCCGCGCGCGGCTGCGCCTTCGGAGACTATGACAACGATGGCGACATCGATGTCGTCGTCAACTGCGTCAACAGCCTCCCGCAGCTCCTCCGCTGTGATTCAACAACCGGCCGCAACTGGATCAAGATCCGCACCGTCGGCACAAAATCCAACCGCACCGGCATCGGCGCACGCATCAGCATCACCACCGTTACCAATGGAAAACCCTTCGTCCAGATCGACGAGGTCCGCAGCGGCGGCAGCTACTACTCGCAGAACGATCTCCGCCTCCACTTCGGCCTCGACCACGCAACCAAAGCCGATGCCGTCGAAATCCGCTGGCCCTCCGGCACCATCGACAAGCTGACGAACCTCGACGCCAACCACCTCTACATCATCCAAGAGGGCGGCAAGATTTTGAAGACAATGTCTATGGGATCGGGCAAGACGCAATGAAGATAACGCAAAGCCCGGGTGCCCCATCCTTCGCAGCCTTATCGCGAAAGATGGGATGGATGCTGTCAATCCTGCTGTTTCTTCTCGTCGTTTCCCTACGAGCGCAGAAACCCTACCCGCCAACCACCGATCACGCCCCACCCGCATGGTTCGTCGACGTCGCCACCCAGGCAGGCATCACCGTTCGCAACGTCAACGGCAGTATCGACGCCAAGCGCTACATCATTGAGGCCACCGGCTCCGGCGTCGCCATCCTCGACTACGACAACGACGGCTGGCCCGACATCTTCCTCGTCAACGGAACCACCATGCATCCCTCCGATGCGAAGGACGCGCCCACCAACCATCTCTTCCATAACAATCACGACGGCACCTTCACCGACGTCACGGTAAAGGCCGGGCTCGTCTCCACCGGCTGGGGCCAGGGCGCCTGCGTCGGCGACTATGACAACGACGGCAATGAAGACATATTTGTAACTGGATATGGCACAAATCGTCTCTTCCGCAATCAGGGCAACGGAACCTTCAAACAAGTGGCCGAACAAGCCGGAGTAGCAGGCTCCGGCAAAGAGTGGGGAACCGGCTGCGCCTTCGTCGACTACGACCGCGACGGCAAGCTCGACATCGTCGTCGCCAACTACGTCCACTTCGATCTCGCCACCACCCCTGCACCGGGCGAAGCCGCAGGCTGCATCTGGAAGGCCGTGCACGTCATGTGCGGCCCGCGTGGTCTCGCCAGCGCACCCAATGTCCTCTTCCATAATTTGGGTAACGGAAAATTTGAAGATGTCAGCAAGTCGAGCGGCATCGAGCAGACCACCGGCCACTACTGCTTCTCTGTCACCACACTCGACTACAACGACGATGGCTGGCCCGACATCTACGTCGCATGCGACTCAACCCCCGCCATCCTCTATCGCAACAACCGCAACGGCACCTTCACCGATGTAGGTGCCGAGGTCGGCGTCGCCTTCAACGAAGACGGCCGCGAGCAGGCAGGCATGGGCTCCACTGCCGCCGACTACGACGGCGACGGCCGCATCGACATCTTCAAGACCAACTTCTCCGACGACACATCGACGCTGTATCACAACAACGGTGACGGCACCTACAACGACGTCACCTTCCCCGCCGGACTCGGCATCAACACCGATGACCTCGGCTGGGGGGCCATGTTCACCGACGTCGACAACGACGGCTGGCCCGACCTCCTCGTCGCCAACGGCCACGTCTACCCCGAGGTCGACTCCGCAAAACTAGGCGCGTTCTACCGCGAGCCCCGCCTCCTCTACTACAACCTCGGCAACGGAAAGTTTAAAGACCTCAGCAAGACCTCAGGCCCCGGCCTCACCGAACCTCGCTCCAGCCGCGGCCTCGCCATCGCCGATCTCTTCAACGATGGCCGCCTCGAAGCCGTCATCAACAACCTCAGCGACAAGCCGATGCTCCTCGTCAATCTCGCGAAGAACCAGAATCACTGGCTCGGCCTGCACCTCACCGGCACCAGGTCCAACCGCGATGCTATTGGAGCCCGTGTCACCCTCACCAGCGCCAAGCGCCTCTGGGTCGATGAGGTACGGAGCGGCTCCAGTTACAACTCTTCCAGCGACCTCCGCCTCCACTTCGGCCTCGGCGCTGAAACACAACTTGCAACCGTCAAAGTCCGCTGGCCCAACGGCACCACCGAACTCTTCGACCCACCCACCACTGTCGACACCATCATCAACCTCACAGAAGGCAAGGGCCATCCATCTCCCTGATGACTGCTTTTCCGTCGTCATCCTGAACGGAGTGAAGGACCCCTGTATTTGTAGCTGCTTGTTTTTGTCTTGATAATGCTCTAGCCAAAGATTTCCGAGGTTCACCATGCGCCACGCATCTCTGCTCTGCCTTTCTCTTCTCACTCTTTCCACCATCGCTAGCGCACAGATGCAACCTCCGCTGACCATCACCCACGTCACACAGGTCACCCCGCTGCCGAACGGCATCGCCGTCACCGCCGACGGAGGCATCCTCCAGATCACTGCGCTGCGCCCCGACGCCCTCCGCATCCGCATCACGCAGGGCACGCAGCTTCCTGAGGACGCATCCTGGGCCGTGCTCCCCGCCGCACGCACCGCCACCACCACCGTCGAGCAGGACAGCACAGCCACCACCGTCGGCTTTCACACCGCCGACCTCCGCGTCATCCTCGATCGCGCATCTGCAACCATTACGGTTACAGATACAGCCGGCCACATCCTCCAGCAGGACATCCGCCCCGTCGAATACCACGGCACCGGCTTCCGCCTCTATAAACAGATGCAACCCGACGAGCACTTCTTCGGCCTCGGCGACAAGGTCGGCCCGCTCGACCGCCGCGGCCAGGCCTTCACCCTCTGGAACTCCGACACCTTCGGCTGGCAGGAGTCCACCGACCCGATCTACAAGTCCATCCCCTTTTTCATCTCCTTCAATCAGGGCCGCGCCGTCGGCATCCTCGTCGACAACACCTTCCGCAGCAGCTTCGACTTCGGCAAGGAGCTCCGCGACGCCTACTCCTTCGGCGCGCCCGACGGCCCCATCGACTACTACCTCCTCTACGGCCCCACGCCCAAGCAAGTGGTCGAGGACTACGCCTGGCTCACCGGCCCCAGCCCGATGCCGCCGCTCTGGTCGCTCGGCTTCCAGCAGTCGCGCTACAGCTACTTTCCCGAGTCCCGCGTCATGGAGATCGCCAACCGCCTCCGCGCCGACCACATCCCCGCCGATGCCATCTACCTCGACATCGACTACCAGCACCACAACTGGCCCTTCACCGTCGACACCGACCGCTTCCCAACCTTCCCCGGCATGATCAAAGAGCTTGCCGCCAAACAGTTCCACGTCGTCGCCATCACCGACCTCCACATCGCCAAACAACCCAACGTCGGCTACGCTCCCTACGACACCGGCGTCGCCGGCGACCACTTCGTCAAGAACCCCGACGGCACCTACACCGGCTGGGTCTGGCCCGGCAACGCCGTCTTCCCCGACTTCACCCAGCACCAGAGCCGCGAGTGGTGGGGCACCCTCTACAAAAGCTTCTACGATCTCGGCATCGCCGGTTTCTGGAACGACATGAATGAGCCAGCGCTCTTCAACATCGCCAGCAAGACCATGCCCGACGACGTCCAGCACCGCATCGACGAACCCGGCTTCCTCAAGCGCACCACCAACCACCTCGAAATCCACAACATCTTCGGCATGGAGAACACGCGCGGAACGTATGAGGGTCTTCTCAAACTCAAGCCCGACCTACGACCGTTCGTCCTCACCCGCGCCAGCTACGCCGGTGGCCAGCGCTACTCCGCCACCTGGACCGGCGACAACAGTTCCACGTGGAACCATCTCCGCCTCACCACGCCCATGCTCCTCAACCTCGGCCTCAGCGGCTTCGCCATGAGCGGCGCGGACGTCGGCGGCTTCGCCGGAACCCCGCAGCCTGACCTCCTCACCAAGTGGATCGAGCTCGCCGCCTTCCAGCCCATCGACCGCGACCACACCGCCGACGGCACCGGCGACCAGGAGGTCTG includes the following:
- a CDS encoding CRTAC1 family protein, giving the protein MLSILLFLLVVSLRAQKPYPPTTDHAPPAWFVDVATQAGITVRNVNGSIDAKRYIIEATGSGVAILDYDNDGWPDIFLVNGTTMHPSDAKDAPTNHLFHNNHDGTFTDVTVKAGLVSTGWGQGACVGDYDNDGNEDIFVTGYGTNRLFRNQGNGTFKQVAEQAGVAGSGKEWGTGCAFVDYDRDGKLDIVVANYVHFDLATTPAPGEAAGCIWKAVHVMCGPRGLASAPNVLFHNLGNGKFEDVSKSSGIEQTTGHYCFSVTTLDYNDDGWPDIYVACDSTPAILYRNNRNGTFTDVGAEVGVAFNEDGREQAGMGSTAADYDGDGRIDIFKTNFSDDTSTLYHNNGDGTYNDVTFPAGLGINTDDLGWGAMFTDVDNDGWPDLLVANGHVYPEVDSAKLGAFYREPRLLYYNLGNGKFKDLSKTSGPGLTEPRSSRGLAIADLFNDGRLEAVINNLSDKPMLLVNLAKNQNHWLGLHLTGTRSNRDAIGARVTLTSAKRLWVDEVRSGSSYNSSSDLRLHFGLGAETQLATVKVRWPNGTTELFDPPTTVDTIINLTEGKGHPSP
- a CDS encoding glycoside hydrolase family 31 protein — encoded protein: MRHASLLCLSLLTLSTIASAQMQPPLTITHVTQVTPLPNGIAVTADGGILQITALRPDALRIRITQGTQLPEDASWAVLPAARTATTTVEQDSTATTVGFHTADLRVILDRASATITVTDTAGHILQQDIRPVEYHGTGFRLYKQMQPDEHFFGLGDKVGPLDRRGQAFTLWNSDTFGWQESTDPIYKSIPFFISFNQGRAVGILVDNTFRSSFDFGKELRDAYSFGAPDGPIDYYLLYGPTPKQVVEDYAWLTGPSPMPPLWSLGFQQSRYSYFPESRVMEIANRLRADHIPADAIYLDIDYQHHNWPFTVDTDRFPTFPGMIKELAAKQFHVVAITDLHIAKQPNVGYAPYDTGVAGDHFVKNPDGTYTGWVWPGNAVFPDFTQHQSREWWGTLYKSFYDLGIAGFWNDMNEPALFNIASKTMPDDVQHRIDEPGFLKRTTNHLEIHNIFGMENTRGTYEGLLKLKPDLRPFVLTRASYAGGQRYSATWTGDNSSTWNHLRLTTPMLLNLGLSGFAMSGADVGGFAGTPQPDLLTKWIELAAFQPIDRDHTADGTGDQEVWVHGPAQEDIRRRYIEQRYKLMPYLYTTAEQMARTGIPIVRPLFLEFPDATPDHHPLDLDAPAEFLFGPDLLVAPAPYPDELDAYEVHLPPGEWFDFWTGTRVNHAAPLVSQDAEQRNAAQVHLIVKPTLDVLPVYVRGGSILPLQPLVQSTNETPSGPLTLRVYPGDNCHGTLYQDDGISFAFRTGTFLRMDSTCQLTPGSLHIHIGAHQGTFHPWWKQLAIEVYGVPSTTTTATVNGKPYSLTAPSDGKFTITVPDTGKGIDLSLP